A single window of Methylomarinum sp. Ch1-1 DNA harbors:
- a CDS encoding class I SAM-dependent methyltransferase, whose protein sequence is MNELMSHTTDMGQAEMFSKDWYNEYFRRAVESRAHSRFCEAVYGRDLCQHGMMDIEEMEFLATLLKPGEKVLEVGCSNGYISEYLHGQSGCDILGLDYADAAIAQAQARTRETASLNFRCADLIRDELPDGDYDTILAIDSIYFMGDYNKTLAKLNARLKPGGRMLIAAFQAREDDEPETILQPGHTRMDKALQTLGFTYVQHDFTRNIREHWIKNYQYSHTLQAEFTAEGNAFLCEARMAENGWFKDHAERGTLVRFLYVIEHNPALA, encoded by the coding sequence ATGAACGAATTGATGAGCCACACGACCGATATGGGCCAGGCCGAGATGTTTTCCAAGGACTGGTATAACGAATATTTTCGTCGGGCGGTCGAAAGCCGGGCGCATTCGCGCTTTTGTGAGGCCGTTTACGGCCGGGACCTGTGCCAGCACGGCATGATGGACATCGAGGAAATGGAATTTCTGGCGACATTGTTGAAGCCCGGCGAGAAGGTGTTGGAAGTCGGCTGCTCGAACGGCTATATCAGCGAATATCTGCATGGGCAGAGCGGTTGCGATATCCTCGGTCTCGATTATGCCGATGCAGCCATCGCCCAGGCGCAAGCCCGGACCCGGGAGACGGCTTCGCTGAATTTTCGCTGCGCGGATCTGATCCGGGATGAGTTGCCGGACGGCGATTACGATACGATCCTGGCGATCGATTCGATCTACTTCATGGGCGATTACAACAAGACCCTGGCCAAGCTCAATGCCAGACTGAAGCCCGGCGGCCGAATGCTCATCGCCGCGTTCCAGGCCCGAGAAGACGACGAGCCCGAGACCATACTGCAACCCGGCCATACCCGCATGGACAAGGCTTTGCAGACTTTAGGCTTCACCTATGTTCAGCACGACTTCACCCGGAACATCCGCGAGCACTGGATAAAAAACTACCAATACTCACACACCCTGCAAGCCGAGTTCACGGCCGAAGGCAACGCCTTCCTGTGCGAGGCCCGCATGGCCGAAAACGGCTGGTTCAAGGACCACGCCGAGCGCGGAACGCTGGTGCGCTTCCTGTATGTGATCGAGCATAATCCCGCATTGGCTTAA
- a CDS encoding class I SAM-dependent methyltransferase, with protein MPKIAPFEDHHLRYEAWFEKHEAAYISELLALRPFVPWRGLGLEIGVGSARFAAPLGIQVGVDPSPAMLAHARARGIQAVHGTAENLPFATDSFDYALNVTTICFVDSATAMMAESRRILKPGGRLVIGFIDRTSSIGAHYLAHQHESVFYQEATFFSADEVEKLLLDNGFTIDAWGQTLAHPLPEIREIEALRPGRGHCSFVVVSATTES; from the coding sequence ATGCCAAAAATTGCACCGTTCGAAGATCATCATCTACGCTATGAAGCGTGGTTTGAAAAACATGAAGCCGCCTATATTTCGGAACTTCTCGCGCTACGCCCCTTCGTTCCATGGCGGGGGTTGGGACTCGAAATCGGCGTCGGCAGCGCCCGTTTCGCCGCGCCGCTGGGCATACAGGTAGGCGTAGACCCTTCCCCCGCCATGCTGGCGCATGCACGGGCCAGAGGAATCCAGGCCGTGCATGGGACGGCCGAGAATTTACCTTTCGCGACAGACAGTTTCGATTATGCCCTGAACGTGACAACCATTTGTTTCGTCGATTCAGCAACAGCTATGATGGCCGAGTCACGCCGAATACTCAAACCCGGCGGGCGTCTGGTGATCGGCTTCATCGACCGGACCAGCTCGATCGGCGCACATTATCTGGCGCATCAGCACGAAAGCGTTTTTTATCAGGAAGCCACGTTCTTTTCCGCCGACGAAGTGGAAAAGCTGCTACTCGATAACGGATTTACCATTGATGCCTGGGGCCAGACACTCGCACACCCCCTTCCGGAAATACGGGAGATCGAAGCCTTACGCCCAGGGCGCGGTCATTGTTCTTTTGTGGTAGTTTCGGCGACAACAGAAAGCTGA
- a CDS encoding YkvA family protein — MNVDDKNRRAKDGLNQAFFKRNGKKMTGRHFDRIIEKAREIEAKAKSIPALHKVIKDVLLCLELIRDYRSGVYKDIETWAIVAVAFGLLYLINPVELIPDFIPVVGYLDDVAVMVVVLKLVKVEIDKYAQWREKRSEYEDAFGRLLNHDRDGN, encoded by the coding sequence ATGAATGTTGATGACAAAAACCGGCGCGCTAAAGACGGCTTGAATCAAGCCTTCTTTAAACGCAACGGCAAAAAAATGACGGGGCGGCATTTTGATCGGATTATCGAAAAGGCGCGCGAAATCGAGGCTAAGGCTAAAAGCATTCCTGCCTTGCATAAAGTTATTAAGGATGTGTTGCTGTGTCTGGAATTGATCAGGGATTATCGTTCGGGCGTCTACAAGGATATCGAGACCTGGGCGATTGTCGCCGTGGCGTTTGGTCTGCTGTATTTGATTAATCCGGTCGAGTTGATTCCGGATTTCATTCCGGTGGTTGGCTATCTCGATGATGTCGCAGTGATGGTGGTTGTCTTGAAACTGGTGAAAGTCGAGATCGATAAATACGCGCAGTGGCGAGAAAAACGTTCGGAATATGAGGATGCTTTCGGACGCCTGTTGAATCACGATCGAGACGGAAATTAA
- a CDS encoding ZIP family metal transporter produces the protein MTIDWHPTLFSTLDAGIFQVAFHWFAERSHILQALLAALFTWGMTALGAALVFFTKRINQKLLDAMLGFSGGVMLAASYWSLLAPAIDLSQGYGALAWFPAALGFGLGAFVLSLSDKLLPHFQLGASVQTETAEDTTWRRTLLLVFAITLHNIPEGLAVGVAFGALACGFDSTSLGAAIALALGIGLQNFPEGSAVALPLRRAGWSQLRSFYYGQLSAVVEPIAAVIGAAAVTACMPIMPYALAFAAGAMIYVVIDAVIPESRDRGNTEIATLGAIVGFIVMMVLDVALG, from the coding sequence TTGACTATCGATTGGCATCCGACTTTATTCAGCACCTTAGACGCTGGTATTTTTCAAGTAGCCTTCCATTGGTTTGCCGAGCGATCTCATATCCTCCAGGCCCTGTTGGCTGCCTTGTTTACCTGGGGCATGACTGCGCTGGGCGCAGCGTTGGTATTCTTCACCAAACGCATCAACCAGAAATTGCTGGATGCGATGCTTGGATTTTCCGGCGGGGTGATGTTGGCGGCCAGTTATTGGTCATTATTGGCTCCGGCGATCGACTTGTCGCAGGGTTATGGCGCTTTGGCCTGGTTTCCGGCGGCGCTGGGATTCGGACTGGGGGCGTTCGTACTCAGTCTGTCCGACAAGTTGTTGCCGCATTTTCAGCTTGGAGCGTCAGTGCAGACAGAAACGGCGGAAGACACGACCTGGCGACGCACCTTGTTATTGGTTTTCGCGATAACGCTGCATAATATTCCCGAAGGCTTAGCGGTCGGTGTCGCCTTCGGTGCCTTGGCCTGCGGTTTCGATTCCACTAGCCTCGGCGCCGCAATCGCCCTTGCCCTCGGCATCGGTTTGCAAAATTTTCCCGAAGGTTCGGCGGTGGCGTTGCCTTTGCGTCGCGCCGGTTGGTCGCAACTCCGCAGTTTCTATTACGGTCAGTTATCGGCCGTGGTCGAGCCTATAGCCGCGGTGATCGGCGCGGCCGCCGTGACCGCCTGCATGCCCATCATGCCTTATGCCTTGGCCTTCGCCGCCGGCGCGATGATCTATGTCGTCATCGATGCGGTGATCCCCGAGTCGCGGGATCGCGGCAATACCGAGATCGCGACGCTGGGCGCGATAGTTGGGTTTATCGTGATGATGGTGCTCGACGTCGCTTTGGGTTGA